One window of Bifidobacterium pseudocatenulatum DSM 20438 = JCM 1200 = LMG 10505 genomic DNA carries:
- the trmD gene encoding tRNA (guanosine(37)-N1)-methyltransferase TrmD has translation MKIDIVSVFPEYFEVLNLSLLGKAQSKGLVEVTAHNLRDWTHDVHHSVDDTPVGGGAGMVMKPEVWSECLDELLQLEPAVIENTENIEDSADSFDTGDSCDTADSDTAQSSAGPVLIFPNPSAPLFTQQDATELSHADHLLFGCGRYEGYDARIPQYYRAQGIDVREYSIGDYVLNGGEVAVSVMLEAITRLLPGFMGNAASIVEESYTGENALLEHRQYTKPAEWRGIKVPDVLLSGNHAKVDRFRRDEALEKTNELRPDLIEALDCAKLDKADRKTLMALGWEVSAAHPRKR, from the coding sequence ATGAAGATCGATATCGTGTCTGTTTTCCCGGAATATTTTGAAGTGCTGAACCTCAGTCTGCTCGGCAAAGCGCAGTCGAAAGGGCTTGTGGAGGTTACCGCGCACAATCTGCGCGACTGGACGCACGACGTACATCATTCCGTCGACGACACTCCTGTCGGCGGTGGCGCAGGCATGGTGATGAAGCCGGAAGTGTGGAGCGAATGCCTCGACGAGCTGCTGCAGCTTGAGCCTGCGGTAATCGAAAATACGGAAAATATTGAGGATTCTGCGGATTCCTTCGATACTGGCGATTCTTGCGATACTGCAGATTCCGACACTGCACAATCTTCCGCAGGTCCTGTGCTGATTTTTCCGAATCCTTCCGCCCCGCTGTTCACACAACAGGATGCGACGGAACTGAGCCATGCCGATCATCTGCTGTTCGGCTGCGGCCGTTACGAAGGGTATGACGCGCGCATTCCGCAGTATTACCGCGCGCAAGGCATTGACGTGCGCGAATATTCGATCGGCGATTACGTGTTGAACGGCGGCGAGGTCGCAGTGTCGGTCATGTTGGAGGCGATCACGCGGCTGCTGCCCGGTTTTATGGGCAATGCCGCTTCGATTGTTGAGGAATCGTATACGGGCGAGAACGCGCTGTTGGAGCACCGACAGTACACGAAGCCCGCGGAATGGCGTGGCATCAAGGTTCCGGACGTGCTGCTTTCCGGCAATCATGCGAAAGTGGATCGTTTCCGCCGCGATGAGGCGCTCGAGAAAACCAATGAGTTGCGTCCCGACCTGATCGAAGCGTTGGATTGCGCCAAGCTCGACAAGGCCGATCGCAAGACCTTGATGGCGCTCGGTTGGGAGGTTTCCGCCGCCCATCCGCGCAAACGCTAG
- the rimM gene encoding ribosome maturation factor RimM (Essential for efficient processing of 16S rRNA) has translation MHSDDPQQPELLRVCRIGRAQGLKGEVTVQIFTDEPEYRFAPGAVLYTKDGEEEYVVENSRTFKNRWIIKFEGIDNRDQSEAANGIVLYGEADDPEDMLEADEWYPKDLIGLEARLAEDNMLGLEPGVVVGKVVDVIEVAQWLLKIRLANPVKDADGVVVENSALVPFVDELVPDIDLEEGYLTLDPPGGLIPGL, from the coding sequence ATGCATTCTGACGACCCTCAACAGCCCGAGCTGCTGAGGGTCTGTCGTATCGGGCGTGCGCAGGGGCTCAAAGGCGAAGTCACCGTGCAGATCTTTACGGACGAACCGGAATACCGGTTCGCTCCCGGTGCTGTGTTGTACACGAAAGACGGCGAAGAAGAGTATGTGGTGGAGAACTCCCGTACCTTCAAAAACCGTTGGATTATCAAGTTCGAAGGCATTGACAACCGCGACCAGTCCGAAGCAGCCAACGGCATTGTGCTGTATGGCGAGGCGGACGATCCGGAAGACATGCTTGAAGCCGACGAGTGGTATCCGAAAGACCTCATCGGTCTTGAGGCGCGACTGGCTGAAGACAATATGCTTGGTCTCGAACCGGGCGTGGTGGTCGGCAAAGTCGTTGACGTGATAGAAGTGGCCCAATGGCTGCTGAAGATTCGTCTCGCCAATCCGGTGAAGGATGCCGACGGCGTTGTGGTTGAGAACAGCGCGCTTGTGCCATTCGTGGACGAGCTCGTGCCGGACATCGACCTCGAAGAGGGCTATCTGACCCTCGATCCGCCTGGAGGTCTTATTCCGGGACTGTGA
- a CDS encoding RNA-binding protein: MLAQAVEHLIKNIVDFPDDVSVKSHENARGELIRVRVNPEDIGRVIGRSGRTANAIRAVVQALSDHKVRVDIMDVRR; this comes from the coding sequence ATGCTCGCCCAGGCTGTGGAACATCTGATTAAGAACATCGTCGATTTTCCCGACGACGTTTCGGTGAAGTCCCATGAGAACGCGCGTGGCGAACTCATTCGCGTGCGCGTCAACCCGGAAGACATCGGTCGCGTCATCGGACGCAGCGGACGCACGGCAAATGCGATTCGTGCCGTGGTGCAGGCACTGTCCGACCACAAGGTGCGCGTCGACATCATGGACGTGCGCAGGTGA
- the rpsP gene encoding 30S ribosomal protein S16, with the protein MATKIRLKRMGKKFYAFYRVVIMDSRTKRDGRAIEEIGTYNPNTQPSTIVIDSERAQYWLGVGAQPTEQVLNLLKITGDWQKFKGLDGAEGTLKTVEAGPDAAARVEAVEAQAQKLKAAKSEADAKAKAEAEAAATEEAPAEEPAAEAE; encoded by the coding sequence TTGGCAACCAAGATTCGTCTGAAGCGCATGGGTAAGAAGTTCTACGCGTTCTACCGCGTGGTGATCATGGATTCCCGTACCAAGCGTGATGGCCGCGCCATCGAAGAGATCGGTACCTACAATCCGAACACCCAGCCTTCGACCATCGTTATCGATTCCGAGCGCGCTCAGTACTGGCTCGGCGTTGGCGCTCAGCCGACCGAGCAGGTGCTGAACCTGCTGAAGATCACCGGTGACTGGCAGAAGTTCAAGGGCCTTGACGGTGCTGAAGGCACCCTGAAGACCGTTGAGGCCGGCCCGGATGCCGCCGCTCGCGTTGAGGCCGTTGAGGCTCAGGCTCAGAAGCTGAAGGCTGCAAAGTCCGAAGCTGACGCCAAGGCCAAGGCTGAAGCCGAAGCCGCCGCTACCGAGGAAGCTCCGGCTGAAGAGCCGGCTGCGGAAGCTGAGTGA
- a CDS encoding endonuclease/exonuclease/phosphatase family protein: MIIALWIALIICVVWIALGEMPAGWDGHLPLPYLIALIPLLWIPTLVIAVAGFALHESALGGVAAVVCLASLLRKIAYWMENLNSPNTAQRVAEKLAEKRETSRETGNEAVTESAKHGRFRVMTLNCRFGRANAAAIVSAVKKHDIAVLALQELTDDLVAQLDASGLSDLLPYRQLGESKGTDNGGFNGVWIRIEPSDMSPVTAVIPAADVPGVCFPIDSMRGITFVSAHPKSPMRGCREWSAGIIGLGELATTQKQGDITVVLGDLNSGTDHPSFRKLLNAGFKDAALCEAKGRHATFPSWLPWPRIILDHVLFTKGLDASDVSSFCVEGSDHLALAATLTLK; this comes from the coding sequence ATGATTATCGCGCTTTGGATTGCGTTGATTATTTGCGTTGTATGGATTGCGCTTGGCGAGATGCCGGCTGGTTGGGATGGCCATTTGCCGCTGCCGTACTTGATTGCGTTGATTCCGTTGCTGTGGATTCCGACGCTTGTGATCGCCGTCGCCGGTTTCGCGTTGCATGAGTCGGCTCTCGGGGGAGTCGCTGCGGTGGTCTGTCTTGCGTCGCTGCTGCGCAAAATCGCATATTGGATGGAAAATCTTAATTCTCCCAATACTGCGCAGAGGGTTGCCGAAAAACTTGCGGAAAAGCGTGAAACATCTCGTGAAACAGGCAATGAAGCTGTTACGGAATCCGCGAAACATGGCCGTTTCCGTGTGATGACGCTGAACTGCCGATTTGGTCGCGCCAACGCTGCGGCAATCGTCAGTGCGGTCAAAAAACATGATATTGCAGTACTTGCATTGCAGGAATTGACGGACGATCTGGTTGCGCAATTGGACGCTTCGGGATTGTCTGATTTGCTTCCGTACCGTCAGTTGGGGGAGAGCAAGGGAACGGACAATGGCGGATTCAACGGTGTGTGGATTCGTATTGAACCAAGCGACATGTCTCCGGTCACTGCGGTGATTCCCGCGGCCGACGTGCCGGGCGTGTGCTTCCCGATCGATTCGATGCGCGGCATCACGTTTGTTTCGGCACATCCGAAGTCTCCGATGCGCGGATGCAGGGAATGGTCCGCCGGCATCATCGGTTTGGGGGAGTTGGCGACCACTCAGAAGCAGGGCGACATCACCGTTGTGTTGGGTGATTTGAATTCCGGTACCGATCATCCAAGCTTCCGCAAGCTGCTGAATGCGGGCTTCAAGGATGCGGCCTTGTGCGAGGCGAAGGGCCGTCATGCCACGTTCCCATCATGGCTGCCGTGGCCGCGCATCATTCTCGACCATGTGCTTTTCACCAAGGGATTGGACGCTTCCGACGTGAGTTCGTTCTGCGTTGAAGGTAGCGATCATCTTGCGCTTGCTGCCACGTTGACGTTGAAGTAG
- the ffh gene encoding signal recognition particle protein, with protein sequence MAAFSSLTDRLSNAFKHLKSKGKLSEADIDGTIREIRRALLDADVALDVVRSFTGRIRERALGTEVSQALNPAQQVVKIVNEELTAVLGAGVDRPLNFAKNPPTVIMLAGLQGAGKTTLAGKLGYWLKDSGHTPLLVAADLQRPNAVTQLQVVGERAGVPVYAPEKGVQSDGGEAVASPGLTTGDPVKVARDAVALAKQKLYDTVIIDTAGRLGVDEELMKQARDIRDAVQPNEILFVIDAMIGQDAVQTAKAFDEGVDFTGVVLSKLDGDARGGAALSVASVTGKPILFASTGEGLKDFEVFHPDRMASRILDMGDILTLIEQAQKQFDEEEARKAAIKISDGSFGLDDFLDQLQQVRKLGPMKNLLGMIPGMAAHRKELEQFDEREIDRTEAIIRSMTPAERRDPSIIDGSRRARIAYGSGVTVSQVNALLQRFEQAAKMMKRMSNKAGAGMPGFGGPAMGGGKGKGKGKKGKKKGGKSGNPMKREAEEKALRDKLAGKNSDGKSSGGSAFAKKPQNPALPAGLQDLMGDAGELPPNFGGGLSGLLH encoded by the coding sequence ATGGCAGCATTTAGTTCTTTGACAGATAGGCTCTCGAATGCGTTCAAGCATCTGAAGAGCAAAGGCAAGCTTTCCGAGGCTGATATCGATGGTACGATCCGCGAAATCCGCCGCGCGCTGCTCGACGCCGACGTGGCGCTCGACGTGGTGCGTTCCTTCACCGGCCGAATCCGCGAGCGTGCGCTCGGCACCGAGGTTTCCCAGGCGCTGAATCCGGCCCAGCAGGTCGTGAAGATCGTCAACGAAGAGTTGACGGCCGTGCTTGGCGCTGGCGTTGACCGACCGCTGAATTTTGCGAAGAATCCGCCGACCGTCATCATGCTCGCCGGTCTTCAGGGTGCTGGTAAAACCACCCTCGCAGGCAAACTCGGCTACTGGCTGAAGGATTCCGGCCACACTCCGCTGTTGGTCGCGGCCGATTTGCAGCGTCCGAACGCAGTGACGCAGCTGCAGGTGGTTGGCGAACGTGCAGGCGTGCCCGTGTACGCTCCGGAAAAGGGCGTGCAGTCCGACGGTGGCGAAGCCGTTGCTTCCCCGGGTCTGACCACCGGCGATCCGGTGAAGGTGGCGCGTGACGCTGTTGCGCTGGCCAAGCAGAAGCTGTACGACACGGTCATCATCGATACCGCAGGCCGTCTCGGCGTTGACGAAGAGCTGATGAAGCAGGCTCGCGATATTCGCGACGCCGTGCAGCCGAACGAAATCCTGTTCGTAATCGACGCGATGATCGGTCAGGATGCCGTGCAGACGGCGAAGGCGTTCGATGAGGGCGTGGACTTCACCGGCGTGGTGCTTTCGAAGCTTGATGGCGACGCCCGTGGCGGTGCCGCGCTTTCGGTCGCCTCCGTTACCGGCAAGCCGATTCTGTTCGCTTCCACTGGCGAAGGTCTGAAGGATTTCGAGGTTTTCCACCCGGATCGTATGGCTTCCCGCATTCTCGATATGGGCGATATTCTTACCCTGATCGAGCAGGCGCAGAAGCAGTTCGATGAGGAAGAGGCTCGTAAGGCCGCCATCAAGATTTCCGATGGTTCCTTTGGTTTGGATGATTTCCTCGATCAGCTGCAGCAGGTGCGCAAGCTTGGTCCGATGAAGAATCTGCTTGGCATGATTCCGGGTATGGCCGCGCATCGTAAAGAACTTGAGCAGTTCGACGAGAGGGAAATCGATCGTACTGAGGCCATTATTCGTTCGATGACTCCTGCGGAACGTCGTGATCCTTCGATTATTGACGGTTCTCGTCGAGCTCGTATCGCTTACGGTTCCGGCGTGACCGTTTCGCAGGTGAACGCGCTGTTGCAGCGTTTCGAGCAGGCCGCGAAGATGATGAAGCGTATGAGCAACAAGGCCGGCGCTGGCATGCCTGGCTTTGGCGGCCCTGCCATGGGCGGGGGCAAAGGCAAGGGTAAAGGCAAGAAGGGCAAGAAGAAGGGCGGTAAGTCCGGCAATCCGATGAAGCGCGAGGCTGAAGAGAAGGCATTGCGCGACAAGCTTGCCGGCAAGAACTCCGACGGTAAGTCTTCCGGCGGTTCCGCTTTTGCCAAGAAGCCGCAGAATCCTGCACTTCCCGCCGGATTGCAAGACTTGATGGGCGATGCCGGTGAGCTGCCGCCGAACTTTGGCGGCGGACTGTCCGGCTTGCTGCACTAA
- the cysS gene encoding cysteine--tRNA ligase — MTNTQEPQNINISSAATAVDAVASAAADLKLYDTASHAVSNFTPIKPGQVGMYVCGATVQSSPHIGHIRAAVAFDVVRRWFERLGYKVTFVRNVTDIDDKILDKAAAAGQQWWERAYIYEREFTEAYNTLGVEPPTYEPRATGHMIDMIDLIKQIIDNGHGYVVTDENGNPTGNVYFDVASWPHYGELTHQKQTAVADAASEVADAMGPSVDNTGNDKYNPVDPADMSEDKHDPRDFALWKAPKDSDPLDARWNTPFGTGRPGWHIECSAMSHRYLKDMFDIHGGGLDLRFPHHENEMAQTRAAGYDSAARWMHSAWVTAKGEKMSKSLGNGLSVPAVLAENSAWVVRYALGSVQYRSMLEWSDQTLTEAQSAYDRVSNFIERAGAAVGGQPSREEIVSVSADELPADFVAAMNDDINVSGASAAIFTAIRSGNTLLSKLADRVDSDVAKDEVRAVLVNVRAMLDTLGLDPLAEPWVSEGAAGGTAGAGADSAEHTALDRLVSEQLEERAEARKAKDFARADAIRDALGAAGIAIEDTPQGPTWTLK; from the coding sequence ATGACGAACACGCAAGAACCGCAGAATATCAACATTTCTAGCGCCGCAACCGCAGTTGACGCAGTGGCGAGCGCCGCTGCCGATCTGAAGCTGTACGACACCGCATCGCACGCCGTGTCGAATTTCACGCCGATCAAGCCTGGTCAGGTCGGCATGTACGTGTGTGGCGCCACCGTGCAGAGCTCGCCGCATATCGGCCATATTCGTGCGGCTGTCGCGTTTGACGTGGTGCGTCGCTGGTTCGAGCGTTTGGGCTACAAGGTCACGTTCGTGCGCAATGTCACCGATATCGACGACAAGATTCTCGATAAGGCTGCGGCCGCCGGTCAGCAGTGGTGGGAGCGTGCGTACATTTACGAGCGTGAATTCACTGAGGCTTACAACACGTTGGGTGTTGAGCCTCCTACATATGAGCCGCGTGCGACCGGCCACATGATCGACATGATCGATCTGATCAAGCAGATCATCGACAACGGCCACGGCTACGTGGTGACTGACGAGAACGGCAATCCGACCGGCAACGTGTATTTCGACGTTGCCAGCTGGCCTCATTATGGCGAGTTGACGCATCAGAAGCAGACCGCTGTGGCTGATGCCGCTTCCGAAGTGGCCGATGCCATGGGTCCGTCGGTCGACAATACGGGCAACGACAAATACAATCCGGTTGATCCTGCGGACATGTCGGAAGACAAGCATGATCCGCGTGATTTCGCATTGTGGAAGGCTCCGAAGGATTCCGATCCGCTTGACGCGCGTTGGAATACTCCGTTCGGCACGGGTCGCCCGGGTTGGCATATTGAATGCTCGGCGATGAGCCACCGCTATTTGAAGGATATGTTCGACATTCATGGCGGCGGGCTGGACTTGCGTTTCCCGCACCATGAGAACGAAATGGCGCAGACTCGTGCCGCCGGTTACGATTCGGCGGCTCGTTGGATGCATTCCGCATGGGTTACCGCCAAGGGTGAGAAGATGTCGAAGTCGCTGGGCAACGGCTTGTCCGTGCCGGCGGTTTTGGCGGAAAATTCCGCTTGGGTGGTACGTTACGCGCTTGGTTCCGTGCAGTATCGTTCCATGTTGGAATGGTCGGATCAGACGTTGACCGAGGCTCAGTCCGCGTACGATCGTGTGTCGAATTTCATCGAACGTGCCGGTGCCGCCGTTGGCGGGCAGCCGTCCCGTGAGGAGATCGTTTCGGTTTCCGCCGATGAGCTGCCGGCTGATTTCGTCGCCGCAATGAATGACGATATTAATGTTTCCGGCGCCTCCGCTGCGATTTTCACGGCGATTCGTTCTGGCAACACGTTGCTTTCGAAGCTTGCCGATCGTGTTGATTCGGATGTTGCGAAGGATGAAGTTCGCGCTGTTTTGGTGAATGTGCGTGCGATGCTCGATACGCTTGGTTTGGATCCGTTGGCGGAACCGTGGGTAAGCGAGGGTGCGGCCGGCGGCACCGCCGGAGCCGGTGCCGATTCCGCTGAGCATACTGCGCTTGACCGTTTGGTTTCCGAACAGTTGGAGGAGCGTGCCGAAGCCCGCAAGGCCAAGGATTTCGCCCGCGCCGACGCCATTCGTGATGCCTTGGGCGCAGCCGGAATCGCCATCGAAGACACTCCCCAGGGTCCCACCTGGACCCTCAAATAA